In Alteribacter lacisalsi, a genomic segment contains:
- a CDS encoding NifU N-terminal domain-containing protein — MAVEVRAEPTPNPNAMKLTANQVIFEGSGSASFKKGDEPDHPLAKELLAIEGVDNIFGFQDFVTVNKEPDAEWDAVLSQVEEAFGKVYD, encoded by the coding sequence GTGGCAGTAGAAGTACGCGCAGAACCAACACCAAATCCGAACGCAATGAAACTTACAGCAAACCAGGTGATTTTTGAAGGATCCGGAAGCGCATCCTTTAAAAAAGGAGACGAGCCTGACCACCCGCTGGCAAAGGAACTTCTCGCCATCGAAGGTGTGGACAACATCTTTGGCTTCCAGGATTTCGTGACGGTAAACAAAGAGCCTGATGCAGAATGGGACGCTGTCCTTTCACAGGTTGAAGAAGCATTCGGAAAAGTATACGACTGA
- a CDS encoding zinc-binding dehydrogenase: MKAVVLKETGGPDKLTYEEVPVPEPGQGEVVIRLKNAALNRRDVFITYGLYPGMNLPSVLGADGAGVVSAIGEGVTDWHKDDEVVINPGLSWGDNPAHNGPDFHILGMPTDGTYAEYVKVPAEQVYRKPEYLSWEEAAALPLAALTAYRAVVTRGQVKEGETVFIPGIGSGVAMFALQIAKAHGAEVYVSSGSYEKLAQARELGAAGGVNYKTEGYVKQLKKEMAGADLCIDGVGGESFNDLISLAKPAGRIVNFGATTGPVPELMLPKLFFKHLDFRGTTMGSPEDFSSMLAFFTENDIRPVVDRVFGLEEAVEAQKHMEEGRQFGKIVLDIPGD, from the coding sequence ATGAAAGCGGTTGTGCTTAAGGAAACGGGTGGACCGGACAAGCTTACATACGAGGAGGTGCCTGTTCCGGAGCCGGGGCAGGGTGAAGTGGTGATCAGGCTGAAAAACGCCGCACTGAACCGGCGGGATGTGTTTATTACTTATGGCCTTTACCCGGGAATGAACCTGCCGTCAGTACTTGGAGCGGACGGTGCCGGGGTGGTTTCGGCAATCGGGGAAGGTGTTACGGACTGGCATAAAGACGATGAAGTCGTGATTAATCCCGGGTTGAGCTGGGGGGATAATCCGGCACACAATGGACCGGACTTTCATATTCTCGGCATGCCGACGGACGGGACGTATGCAGAGTATGTAAAGGTGCCGGCAGAGCAGGTCTATCGGAAACCCGAGTACCTGTCGTGGGAGGAAGCGGCCGCCCTTCCCCTTGCTGCACTCACCGCTTACCGCGCAGTGGTGACTCGGGGCCAGGTAAAGGAAGGCGAAACTGTGTTTATTCCGGGGATCGGCAGCGGAGTGGCTATGTTTGCGCTCCAGATTGCCAAAGCGCATGGGGCTGAGGTTTACGTGTCGTCGGGCAGTTATGAAAAGCTGGCGCAGGCCAGGGAACTCGGCGCAGCAGGCGGGGTGAATTATAAAACAGAAGGTTATGTGAAACAGCTGAAAAAAGAAATGGCTGGCGCAGATCTCTGCATAGATGGTGTCGGCGGGGAAAGTTTTAATGACCTGATCAGTCTGGCAAAACCTGCCGGGCGGATTGTGAACTTCGGTGCCACCACGGGTCCGGTGCCTGAACTGATGCTTCCGAAACTGTTTTTCAAGCACCTTGATTTCCGGGGAACAACGATGGGAAGCCCGGAGGATTTCAGCAGTATGCTCGCCTTTTTCACTGAAAATGACATTCGTCCTGTCGTTGACCGGGTATTTGGGTTAGAGGAAGCTGTCGAAGCCCAGAAGCATATGGAGGAAGGAAGGCAGTTCGGGAAGATCGTGCTGGATATACCGGGGGATTGA
- a CDS encoding DUF2179 domain-containing protein, translating into MVWQAIIIFIAQLLFVPVLTLRTIMMVKGMKKRTAAMGILEGAIYVGALGLVFSDLSNYYNMAAYALGFGVGLYIGALIEEKLAIGYVTIEANIPERNEPLITRLREVGFSVSTSPVEGMNSTRYRLDCTARRDREKEFIYVVEQHEPKAFIASYEPRSFKGGYITKAMKKRREKFLKKKRREQNESQSA; encoded by the coding sequence ATGGTATGGCAGGCAATAATTATTTTCATTGCTCAGTTGTTGTTCGTTCCTGTTTTAACGCTCCGTACGATTATGATGGTAAAAGGAATGAAGAAAAGGACCGCCGCCATGGGCATCCTGGAAGGCGCAATATACGTCGGTGCTCTCGGCCTGGTCTTCAGTGATCTATCGAACTACTACAATATGGCCGCCTACGCTCTCGGATTCGGGGTCGGGCTTTATATCGGTGCATTAATTGAAGAAAAACTGGCGATCGGGTACGTGACGATCGAAGCTAATATACCCGAGCGAAACGAACCGCTCATCACCCGTCTCAGAGAAGTGGGCTTCAGCGTTTCCACCAGCCCTGTGGAAGGAATGAATTCAACACGCTACCGTTTGGATTGCACCGCACGCCGGGATCGGGAAAAAGAATTCATTTATGTAGTCGAGCAGCATGAACCTAAAGCCTTTATCGCTTCTTATGAACCACGCAGCTTTAAAGGCGGCTACATTACGAAAGCCATGAAAAAAAGAAGAGAAAAGTTCCTGAAAAAGAAACGACGGGAACAGAACGAAAGCCAGTCCGCCTGA
- a CDS encoding AzlC family ABC transporter permease, with protein MKTFSGGVTALGVTAAERAGDPATQTKHLKKGLTDGLPIAIGYMPVAITFGLIAGATGLSVGEAVLMSMLVFAGAAQYMSLSMIAVGAGAVEVVLATFIVNLRHLLMSASIHEKAETGTKAQRAVYAFGMTDEVFAVASTKQAPLRSFYIIGVAAAAYGSWVGFTGAGYYMGAFLPVVVQESMAIALYALFIALLVPSIRKEGRMVVILAGMGGLFHSVLALWMSTGWAIMFATVLAVAGYEVMERLLGFGKGEESELADIDYEEEERKEAESSCR; from the coding sequence ATGAAAACTTTCAGCGGGGGAGTGACAGCTTTGGGGGTTACTGCAGCAGAACGGGCCGGTGATCCGGCAACACAGACGAAACACCTGAAAAAAGGACTTACAGACGGTCTGCCGATTGCAATCGGCTACATGCCGGTGGCGATTACTTTCGGTCTCATTGCCGGCGCCACAGGGCTCAGTGTCGGTGAAGCCGTGCTCATGAGCATGCTTGTATTTGCCGGGGCGGCCCAGTATATGTCGCTTTCCATGATTGCAGTAGGAGCAGGAGCAGTGGAGGTGGTACTGGCCACCTTTATTGTGAACCTGCGTCATCTCCTCATGAGTGCGTCGATTCATGAAAAAGCTGAAACCGGAACGAAGGCACAGCGGGCCGTGTATGCTTTTGGGATGACCGATGAAGTATTTGCGGTCGCTTCAACGAAACAGGCACCGCTCCGATCGTTTTATATAATTGGTGTTGCCGCAGCCGCTTATGGAAGCTGGGTCGGGTTTACCGGTGCCGGATATTATATGGGGGCGTTCCTGCCAGTCGTGGTGCAGGAGAGTATGGCAATCGCCCTTTATGCTTTGTTTATCGCCCTTCTGGTTCCATCTATCAGGAAAGAGGGGCGGATGGTCGTCATCCTTGCGGGTATGGGCGGACTTTTTCACAGCGTCCTCGCCCTATGGATGAGCACCGGCTGGGCAATAATGTTTGCCACAGTACTTGCGGTTGCAGGTTACGAAGTGATGGAGCGGCTGCTAGGATTCGGCAAGGGTGAGGAAAGCGAATTGGCCGATATAGACTATGAAGAGGAAGAGCGGAAGGAGGCGGAGAGCTCATGTCGATGA
- a CDS encoding AzlD domain-containing protein — MSMTMVWMIVAMGLVTYIPRLLPLVMLNTENWPAWARRMLTRVPYAVLGALILPGILTVGDNVWFAVASGGTAAVLAYFGAPLIVVVGAAIGVLGVVQMVF, encoded by the coding sequence ATGTCGATGACGATGGTATGGATGATTGTGGCGATGGGACTTGTCACATACATTCCGAGGCTTCTCCCGCTTGTGATGCTCAACACGGAAAACTGGCCTGCGTGGGCGAGGCGGATGCTGACGCGTGTGCCTTATGCTGTGCTCGGCGCTCTTATTCTGCCCGGCATTCTGACAGTAGGGGATAACGTCTGGTTTGCTGTGGCAAGCGGAGGGACAGCAGCTGTGCTTGCATACTTCGGAGCGCCGCTTATCGTGGTGGTTGGAGCTGCGATCGGCGTGCTCGGTGTTGTGCAGATGGTGTTTTAG
- a CDS encoding GNAT family N-acetyltransferase: MNVYRVSKTAGPETRVAIMNLMMEQMNQLGDPVTEENLLKTIDLALTEKSGSEFFVAEKKEGGIVGCAFFNTGISLEKGGAYIWLNDLYVKKSERQKGIAKRLLLQVLYWAEQEEYTGIELETGINNAATKRLYNSLGFYDIISKRYSRSL, from the coding sequence ATGAACGTTTACCGTGTATCCAAAACCGCGGGACCGGAAACCCGCGTTGCTATTATGAATCTGATGATGGAACAGATGAACCAGCTCGGCGACCCGGTTACCGAGGAGAATCTGCTTAAAACAATCGACCTGGCTCTTACGGAAAAATCGGGTTCTGAGTTTTTTGTAGCAGAAAAAAAAGAAGGGGGCATCGTCGGCTGCGCTTTCTTTAACACCGGAATCAGTCTTGAAAAAGGCGGTGCCTATATCTGGCTTAACGACTTGTACGTAAAAAAAAGCGAGCGCCAGAAAGGCATAGCCAAGCGCCTGCTTCTTCAGGTGCTGTACTGGGCGGAGCAGGAGGAATACACAGGGATTGAACTGGAAACAGGCATTAACAACGCCGCAACGAAACGTCTCTACAACTCCCTCGGTTTTTACGATATCATTTCAAAGCGTTACAGCCGCTCGCTGTAA
- a CDS encoding tubby C-terminal domain-like protein, translating to MYYEYTSPLIRYSAKAVPIEGEHGTCGYLNLFYETGRQKWLARASRFLCTNAEVRVGTVCVRIVQEPFIDTWPKKTWHVEVNGEERGIVRSSLKRKQCCFEIEWDGETFEMVDRSRGTQTDLVKKQEEAALASFTRGASGLAKKQQITIHNSKPIQSEVIFGIYHLFSLHFTRKLG from the coding sequence ATGTACTACGAATATACGAGTCCGTTGATCCGGTATTCGGCAAAGGCGGTTCCCATTGAAGGTGAACACGGCACATGCGGATATTTGAATCTTTTTTATGAAACCGGACGCCAGAAATGGCTCGCCAGAGCAAGCCGCTTTTTATGTACAAATGCAGAGGTGAGAGTTGGAACGGTTTGTGTGCGCATTGTGCAGGAGCCGTTTATCGATACGTGGCCCAAAAAGACGTGGCACGTTGAGGTGAATGGGGAAGAGCGGGGCATAGTCCGGAGCTCCCTGAAGCGGAAACAATGCTGTTTTGAGATTGAGTGGGATGGTGAAACGTTTGAGATGGTTGACCGGTCCCGAGGGACACAAACAGACCTCGTTAAAAAGCAGGAGGAGGCAGCTTTGGCTTCGTTTACTCGGGGAGCATCCGGATTGGCAAAAAAGCAGCAGATTACAATTCATAATTCAAAACCCATCCAGTCCGAAGTGATTTTCGGGATTTATCATCTGTTTTCACTTCATTTCACGAGAAAGCTTGGTTAA
- a CDS encoding DUF3813 domain-containing protein, with amino-acid sequence MANQHFQQARDAIQAAQAAMNAAHTPEALDQAYAQIHRAKQALSQAFADSSMAEREQLGQMQEEFYDAAESFSPEDLQ; translated from the coding sequence ATGGCCAATCAGCACTTCCAGCAGGCACGCGATGCCATTCAGGCAGCACAGGCGGCGATGAACGCTGCCCATACACCGGAAGCACTTGATCAGGCCTATGCACAGATTCACCGCGCCAAGCAGGCACTCAGCCAGGCATTTGCCGACTCTTCCATGGCTGAGCGTGAACAACTCGGTCAGATGCAGGAGGAATTTTACGACGCTGCCGAGTCATTTTCCCCGGAGGATCTGCAGTAA
- a CDS encoding GAF domain-containing protein, translating into MSHHMKLSVRDFPTLKTASYKLLNILSEHLDVDTAYIVKRDTEEMTVLSSVNKEEELIPEGYSVEYGGTYCRLTINQGDGLTIADLTKDELTRELEVTKQLNLKGFLGVPMNDHHGNLFGTLCVMSKNEKNFTQEDKRYITDMADVLSYMVDFDHTNRIVASLIVPIVPVTKGISILPLQGAMDQSRSERVTEAVLSHCTEKKISVFIFDLSGLVLSENAFPDTLARMPEALRVMGVKPVFTGITPDMARMQPVVEAMQRSKTETYMSLESALNSTVFAE; encoded by the coding sequence ATGTCTCACCATATGAAATTGTCGGTAAGGGACTTTCCTACACTGAAGACGGCGTCATATAAGCTCCTGAATATCCTGTCGGAACATCTGGATGTGGATACAGCTTATATTGTTAAACGGGATACAGAGGAAATGACCGTGCTCAGTTCAGTCAATAAAGAGGAAGAACTAATTCCGGAAGGGTATTCGGTTGAATACGGAGGTACATACTGCAGGCTGACCATTAATCAAGGGGACGGTCTGACAATTGCCGATTTGACCAAAGACGAACTCACGCGTGAGCTCGAAGTGACAAAACAGTTAAACCTGAAAGGTTTTTTAGGGGTGCCTATGAACGATCATCACGGGAATCTGTTCGGTACATTGTGTGTCATGAGTAAAAATGAAAAAAACTTTACGCAGGAGGATAAACGGTATATCACGGATATGGCCGATGTGCTATCCTACATGGTGGATTTTGACCATACGAACCGGATCGTCGCCTCTCTTATCGTACCGATTGTCCCTGTAACGAAGGGGATTTCCATACTGCCCCTTCAGGGAGCGATGGACCAGTCGAGATCCGAACGGGTAACAGAGGCTGTCCTGTCCCACTGTACCGAAAAGAAGATCAGCGTCTTTATTTTTGACCTGTCGGGTCTTGTGCTTTCGGAAAATGCGTTTCCCGATACGCTGGCAAGAATGCCCGAGGCACTACGAGTCATGGGTGTAAAACCTGTTTTCACCGGGATTACTCCGGACATGGCGAGAATGCAGCCGGTTGTGGAGGCGATGCAGCGGTCAAAAACGGAAACGTACATGAGTCTCGAATCTGCCTTAAACTCCACTGTATTTGCGGAGTAA
- a CDS encoding Cof-type HAD-IIB family hydrolase yields MNRHLIAVDLDGTLLTDNKTISRRNAAALAKARELGHEVVIATGRPYRASAQYYRELFLQTPIVNFNGAFVHSPKDRSFENSHRPLDEETAKTIIRTCEAFQVKNIMVEVMDDFYLRHLNRGFADAFTLGTSPVDYGNLEKLLNADPTSILIHPEEGQEKELTALLNDAHAEATEQRNWGAPWNVIEIVRGGVNKAAGLSKVAAHLDIPKDRIIAFGDEDNDLEMIDYAGTGVAMGNAIDPLKSIANETTFTNEEDGIARFLEERLKFTTNTASEQLDRSGD; encoded by the coding sequence ATGAATCGTCATTTAATCGCTGTCGATCTGGACGGCACACTGCTTACCGACAACAAAACAATTTCAAGGCGAAACGCCGCAGCTCTTGCCAAGGCCCGCGAACTGGGGCATGAGGTGGTCATCGCCACCGGCCGGCCATACCGTGCCAGTGCCCAGTACTACCGCGAACTTTTTCTTCAAACGCCGATCGTGAACTTTAACGGTGCTTTTGTCCATTCTCCCAAAGACCGTTCGTTTGAAAACAGCCACCGTCCTCTCGACGAGGAGACAGCGAAAACGATCATCCGGACCTGTGAAGCCTTTCAGGTGAAAAATATCATGGTCGAAGTGATGGATGATTTCTATTTGCGCCATTTGAACCGTGGTTTTGCCGACGCGTTCACACTCGGCACATCACCAGTGGATTATGGAAACCTGGAAAAACTCCTGAATGCCGATCCGACTTCCATCCTCATTCACCCGGAAGAAGGACAGGAAAAAGAACTCACTGCTCTTTTAAACGATGCCCACGCCGAAGCAACAGAACAGCGCAACTGGGGTGCCCCGTGGAACGTGATTGAAATTGTCCGCGGCGGCGTGAACAAAGCAGCCGGTCTTTCCAAGGTTGCGGCCCATCTTGACATTCCAAAAGACAGGATTATTGCTTTTGGTGATGAAGACAACGACCTGGAAATGATTGACTATGCCGGAACCGGTGTCGCTATGGGCAATGCCATCGACCCGCTGAAGTCCATCGCCAACGAAACCACCTTCACAAATGAAGAAGACGGGATTGCCCGTTTTCTTGAGGAGCGCCTTAAATTCACCACCAATACGGCTTCTGAACAGCTTGACCGCTCAGGAGACTGA
- the ctaG gene encoding cytochrome c oxidase assembly factor CtaG, with amino-acid sequence MGQFMETFFASFPARTIWTPELIVMLILFSALYFWVTGPLRHKFEDSEPVPVRRKVYFHLGLFAFYLGFGGPLYVLGHMMLSMHMLSMAIAFLIAPPLLLLGLPSWVFTPLAKLKPVRKIFLVLGMPILGLLLFNAMFSIYHMPFMFDRLLTNEGAHNIYQLGMFFAAGLMWWHLLPRIQTRYELSELKKIGYMFGNGVLITPACALIIFAGEPLYATYTDPATWAMAIAYCLPAGADIPYELFSGSTALPPLSPVHDQQLGGAIMKIVQELVYGVAIGYIFKQWMNRDKSDNKKEDSEYAVYEMVETNSRTHNA; translated from the coding sequence GTGGGTCAGTTTATGGAAACGTTTTTTGCCAGTTTCCCGGCGCGTACGATCTGGACACCTGAACTGATTGTGATGCTGATTTTGTTCAGCGCACTTTATTTCTGGGTAACAGGCCCGTTGAGGCATAAATTTGAAGACAGCGAACCGGTGCCGGTTCGCAGGAAAGTATACTTTCATTTAGGGCTTTTCGCTTTTTACCTCGGGTTCGGCGGACCTTTATATGTTCTCGGCCATATGATGCTCAGCATGCATATGCTTAGCATGGCGATCGCATTTCTGATCGCACCGCCGCTCCTTCTGCTCGGTCTGCCTTCATGGGTGTTTACGCCACTTGCGAAGCTGAAGCCGGTCAGAAAAATCTTCCTTGTGCTTGGCATGCCGATCCTCGGTCTGCTTCTGTTTAACGCCATGTTCTCGATTTATCACATGCCGTTTATGTTTGACCGGTTATTAACGAACGAAGGCGCACATAACATTTACCAGTTGGGCATGTTCTTTGCAGCCGGTCTGATGTGGTGGCATCTGCTGCCGCGGATCCAGACCCGCTACGAACTGTCCGAACTGAAGAAAATCGGCTATATGTTTGGAAACGGCGTTTTAATTACCCCGGCGTGTGCATTGATTATATTTGCAGGTGAACCGCTATATGCGACGTATACTGACCCTGCCACCTGGGCGATGGCGATTGCCTACTGTCTTCCTGCCGGTGCGGACATTCCGTATGAACTGTTTTCCGGGTCAACCGCACTGCCGCCGCTTTCTCCAGTACACGATCAGCAGCTCGGCGGGGCGATTATGAAGATTGTTCAGGAACTCGTCTATGGTGTGGCGATCGGTTACATCTTCAAGCAGTGGATGAATCGTGACAAGTCCGACAATAAAAAAGAAGACTCAGAATATGCTGTTTACGAAATGGTGGAAACAAACTCCAGAACGCATAACGCTTAA